The Flavobacterium commune genome contains a region encoding:
- a CDS encoding MFS transporter: MSNLSQSHRILFLNTLAFTISFACWTLNGVLVTFLVDRGIFNWSVVEVGWLLGLPILSGAVFRLPIGILTDKYGGKKVFSTLLLLCSIPLFLLPFAGSFWEFAVLSFLFGLVGTSFAVGVGYTSVWYPKEWQGRALGIFGMGNAGAAVTTFFAPSLLNFLSETDTENGWKMLPVIYGVVLVAIGLLFVFFAKNKKAATVARSTSELLAPLKNVRVWRFGAYYFLVFGCFVAYSQWLLSNFMNVYHTTLVMGGMFATLFSLPSGVIRAFGGYLSDKYGARAVMYWVLGSSIAISFLLMFPKMEVFTSGPGVLATNNGVVTQVSASEIKVGERTYNVNAKSIISSSDSDILPVRNSWQEIVVQQNQEVKKKELLAEGITQIKFNANMWIYLLLVVLIGISWGIGKAAVFKHIPEYFPNEVGVVGGMVGLIGGLGGFIGPILFGYLLNATGLWTSSWIFIFLISVGCLLWMHRTIINIMREKMPQFTKGIERNQ, translated from the coding sequence ATGAGCAATTTATCACAGTCACATCGTATTTTATTTTTGAATACACTGGCATTTACAATCAGTTTTGCCTGTTGGACTTTAAATGGTGTTTTAGTTACTTTTTTAGTAGATAGAGGAATTTTCAATTGGTCAGTTGTTGAGGTAGGATGGTTGTTAGGATTGCCTATTTTATCGGGAGCTGTTTTTCGTTTACCAATAGGAATTTTAACCGATAAATACGGAGGAAAAAAAGTATTCTCTACATTGTTGTTACTTTGTTCTATTCCATTGTTTTTATTGCCTTTTGCCGGTTCATTTTGGGAATTTGCAGTATTAAGTTTTTTGTTTGGATTGGTAGGAACCAGTTTTGCTGTTGGAGTAGGATATACTTCAGTTTGGTATCCTAAAGAATGGCAGGGGAGGGCCTTAGGGATTTTCGGAATGGGAAATGCCGGTGCTGCCGTCACTACTTTTTTTGCGCCAAGCTTACTCAATTTTTTATCCGAAACAGATACGGAGAACGGCTGGAAAATGCTTCCTGTAATTTACGGAGTGGTATTGGTAGCAATTGGATTATTGTTTGTGTTTTTTGCTAAAAATAAAAAAGCAGCAACAGTGGCCAGATCAACATCCGAATTATTAGCTCCTTTAAAAAATGTCCGTGTTTGGCGATTTGGGGCTTATTATTTCTTAGTCTTTGGATGTTTCGTTGCTTACTCACAATGGTTGTTATCTAATTTTATGAATGTGTATCACACAACCTTAGTAATGGGAGGAATGTTTGCCACTTTATTTAGTTTGCCATCCGGTGTAATCAGGGCTTTTGGGGGTTATTTGTCTGATAAATATGGAGCAAGAGCAGTTATGTATTGGGTTTTAGGTTCTTCAATTGCCATTAGTTTTTTATTGATGTTTCCTAAAATGGAAGTTTTTACATCGGGTCCCGGAGTTTTAGCAACTAATAATGGAGTGGTTACCCAAGTATCAGCCTCTGAAATTAAAGTAGGAGAAAGAACTTACAATGTTAATGCAAAATCAATAATTAGTTCATCTGATTCGGATATTTTGCCTGTTCGAAATTCATGGCAGGAAATTGTAGTACAACAAAATCAGGAAGTCAAAAAGAAAGAACTTTTGGCAGAAGGAATCACCCAAATAAAATTTAATGCCAATATGTGGATTTATTTGTTATTGGTAGTTTTAATCGGGATTTCATGGGGAATTGGAAAGGCAGCCGTTTTCAAACACATTCCGGAATATTTCCCTAACGAGGTGGGAGTTGTAGGAGGAATGGTGGGTTTAATAGGTGGTTTAGGCGGATTTATAGGGCCAATATTATTCGGATACTTATTGAATGCAACTGGCTTATGGACAAGTTCCTGGATATTTATTTTCCTGATTTCTGTGGGCTGTTTATTATGGATGCACCGAACCATTATTAACATTATGAGAGAAAAGATGCCTCAGTTTACCAAAGGAATTGAGCGCAACCAATAA
- a CDS encoding MFS transporter, translated as MDTYLKKIGSEPENVSNETQTNKSNTWLTKWEPEDEAFWAATGSKIAWITLTVTTLSLILSFASWFMMSVIAVKLPGLGFSFSKDQLFWLVAIPGLAAGFLRIIHTFILPIFGTRHVVTVATLLKLIPAIGIGFAVMDTSTPFWVFVLLAITTGFGGGDFSSFMPSTSLFFPKRLKGTALGIQAGIGNFGVSLAQFITPIILSVSIYGTTSVFTSIDAKETQNVLTDSTIEKQKEVFAALDVKTQNIILATVKKPLLDSVTTAVKSADNTVVFAALPLEVKSKAIANANPKLAEKILNKISPKNEAVNKSSIYIQSAAFWYIGFLLVLACMSWFFLKSIPMQASVKEQMDIFKNKHTWYCTITYLMTFGTFAGLSAAFPLMIKFLYGDFPNAPDPLVYAFYGPLIGSASRIAFGFIADKVGGAILTTITGIGILAGAVILITQGLVSPTSMEQFPLFVGVILAMFFFTGIGNAGTFRQFPIIFSENQRQAAGVIGWTAAIAAFGPFIFSKLIGNNISANGSVIQFFMGLIVFTILATVINWWFYNRKGCERPS; from the coding sequence ATGGATACTTACTTAAAAAAAATAGGATCAGAGCCTGAAAATGTATCTAACGAAACGCAAACCAATAAAAGTAATACGTGGTTGACCAAGTGGGAGCCTGAGGATGAAGCATTCTGGGCGGCAACAGGTAGTAAAATTGCCTGGATAACATTAACAGTAACCACTCTTTCATTAATCTTATCATTTGCTTCCTGGTTTATGATGAGTGTCATTGCGGTGAAACTTCCTGGACTTGGTTTTTCATTTTCTAAAGATCAGCTTTTTTGGTTGGTGGCTATTCCGGGATTAGCTGCGGGTTTTTTACGAATTATACACACCTTTATTCTGCCTATTTTCGGAACAAGGCATGTAGTGACTGTGGCAACTTTACTCAAATTAATTCCAGCAATTGGAATCGGGTTTGCAGTGATGGATACCTCTACTCCATTTTGGGTATTTGTTCTTTTGGCTATTACCACTGGTTTTGGTGGCGGAGATTTTTCATCTTTTATGCCTAGCACAAGTTTGTTTTTTCCAAAAAGATTAAAAGGAACAGCGTTGGGAATCCAAGCGGGTATTGGGAATTTTGGGGTTTCTTTAGCTCAGTTTATTACTCCGATTATTTTGAGTGTTAGTATTTACGGGACCACTTCGGTATTTACAAGTATCGATGCCAAAGAAACACAAAATGTTTTAACAGACTCAACAATTGAAAAGCAAAAAGAAGTTTTTGCCGCTTTGGACGTTAAAACGCAAAATATAATTTTGGCTACTGTAAAGAAACCGCTTTTAGATTCAGTAACAACTGCCGTAAAATCAGCAGATAATACAGTAGTTTTTGCAGCTTTGCCTTTGGAAGTCAAATCGAAAGCCATAGCTAATGCAAATCCTAAGTTAGCTGAAAAAATATTAAACAAAATAAGCCCCAAAAATGAGGCGGTAAATAAAAGCAGTATCTATATTCAATCTGCTGCATTTTGGTATATTGGTTTTCTCTTAGTTTTGGCATGTATGAGTTGGTTCTTTTTAAAAAGTATCCCAATGCAGGCTTCAGTAAAAGAGCAGATGGATATTTTTAAAAACAAACATACCTGGTATTGTACAATTACTTATCTAATGACTTTTGGAACTTTTGCCGGTTTGTCAGCAGCTTTTCCTTTGATGATAAAATTTTTATATGGTGATTTTCCAAATGCTCCGGATCCGTTAGTGTATGCTTTTTATGGTCCGCTTATTGGTTCTGCCAGCCGAATTGCTTTTGGATTTATTGCTGATAAAGTGGGAGGAGCTATATTAACAACCATTACAGGTATTGGGATTTTAGCAGGAGCTGTTATTTTAATCACTCAGGGATTAGTATCTCCTACCAGTATGGAGCAGTTTCCGTTATTTGTTGGAGTAATTTTAGCGATGTTTTTCTTTACAGGTATAGGGAATGCAGGTACTTTTAGACAGTTTCCAATTATTTTTTCAGAGAATCAGAGACAAGCAGCAGGTGTTATTGGTTGGACTGCAGCCATTGCAGCTTTTGGTCCTTTCATTTTTTCAAAATTAATAGGAAATAATATTTCAGCAAACGGTTCAGTGATACAATTCTTCATGGGGCTTATTGTTTTTACAATATTAGCTACTGTTATTAACTGGTGGTTTTATAATCGAAAAGGATGTGAAAGACCAAGTTAA
- a CDS encoding MFS transporter, producing the protein MKNRTYNVKALLIATLLSVFMIVLVFYGSRELQNFDAALITYLFGTVFAFFGIVYRYTVWLQRPPTWIYFKRGICFLFTGKVFSHFWFASKESIENIAFQKFIYPRGKYRWVAHFMIAVGCTSAFLITIPLTFGWIHFTMAPNSISVYEAHFFGFKVMDFELDSIMAFLTFHALNWSSYLVIFGSLYYLRRRLTNPGLIATQSFEGDLLPLILLIAISVTGLGLTYSYQFMKGFAFDFLAVLHAVTVIMFLIWIPFGKFFHIIQRPAQIGAHIYNKEGRRKGMAVCPHTGEEFATKLHIDDLKIVTKQLGFDFSMEDGGSHLDLSPEGKRARLAKAHLRARQTGGNLFG; encoded by the coding sequence ATGAAAAACAGAACATATAATGTAAAAGCATTGCTCATTGCCACACTACTTTCAGTATTTATGATTGTGTTAGTGTTTTATGGTTCAAGAGAATTGCAAAATTTTGATGCAGCTTTAATTACCTACTTGTTTGGGACTGTATTCGCTTTCTTTGGGATTGTTTATCGTTATACGGTGTGGTTGCAAAGACCTCCTACGTGGATTTATTTCAAAAGAGGAATTTGTTTCCTGTTTACAGGAAAGGTGTTTTCACATTTTTGGTTTGCTTCTAAAGAATCTATCGAAAATATAGCTTTTCAAAAATTTATATATCCAAGGGGAAAATACCGTTGGGTAGCGCATTTTATGATTGCTGTAGGTTGTACATCGGCTTTTTTAATCACCATTCCGCTTACATTTGGTTGGATTCACTTTACGATGGCTCCTAATTCTATTTCGGTTTACGAAGCACATTTCTTTGGTTTCAAGGTAATGGATTTTGAATTGGATTCTATCATGGCATTCCTGACATTTCATGCGTTGAACTGGTCTTCTTATTTAGTGATTTTTGGTTCATTGTATTATTTAAGAAGACGATTGACTAATCCGGGATTGATTGCAACTCAGTCTTTTGAAGGCGATTTGTTGCCGCTCATTTTATTGATAGCTATTTCGGTTACAGGATTGGGATTGACTTATTCGTACCAATTCATGAAAGGTTTTGCTTTCGACTTTTTGGCTGTTCTTCATGCTGTTACGGTAATTATGTTTTTGATTTGGATTCCGTTTGGTAAATTTTTCCATATCATTCAGCGTCCGGCTCAAATAGGTGCACACATATATAATAAGGAAGGAAGAAGAAAAGGAATGGCGGTTTGTCCACATACCGGAGAAGAATTTGCTACCAAATTGCATATTGACGATTTGAAAATAGTGACTAAACAATTAGGTTTCGACTTTTCGATGGAAGATGGTGGTTCGCACCTTGATTTAAGTCCTGAAGGGAAAAGAGCCCGATTGGCGAAAGCACACCTGAGAGCAAGACAGACTGGTGGAAATTTATTTGGATAA
- a CDS encoding molybdopterin oxidoreductase family protein, whose protein sequence is MAKLPVSEEHIVAQFGPHKNYSPKEGYEGRDEPDELVKTHCCFCGMQCGIQLSVKENKVVGFEPWMEFPFNEGRLCPKGVQRYLQNNHPDRLLSPLKRVEGQGFVPTSWDVAMEKTVSEIKRIQETYGNDAFSMLSGVSLTNEKSYLVGKFARVALKTKNLDYNGRLCMVSAGAGNKKAFGLDRGSNNYSDLEYAEVIIVAGANISETFPTLTHWIWKARDRGAKLIVIDPRMIPLARTADLHLDVRPGTDSALYGAMLKYLADHDMLDHDFIDNHTSGFQETLDAVKDNTLEWAEEITGIKKEKIQQAAELWGKANTSFLLHARGIEHHSKGVDNVLGCINLVLATGRIGKPYCGYATITGQGNGQGGREHGHKCDQLPGNRDIENPEHRKYISEVWGINEKDLPGKGLSAYEIIEAIHRGEIKGLLSICFNPLVSLPNSNYVREALEKLEYYVCIDFFLNETARHADIVLAGSLQEEEEGTTTSAEGRVIRIRQAVTPPGDARTDTSIILEIAKRLGVKDKFTYENSEAIFNELRVASKGGTADYYGITYKKVEDNMGVFWPCPTEDHPGTPRLWEDRKFKTPDGKAHFNPAPYKLPGEVTCVDYPVILTTGRVVSQYLSGTQTRRIGKLVDQFPEPLLEIHPNLAKQYNIKQRELIRVSTRRGEGIFPANIVETIREDTVFIPYHWSGKKSANQLTPGTLDPISKIPEFKVCACHLEPLKEIAPPSNESTAYASI, encoded by the coding sequence ATGGCAAAATTACCTGTTTCAGAAGAGCATATTGTTGCACAATTTGGACCACATAAAAATTATAGTCCAAAGGAAGGCTATGAGGGAAGAGATGAACCAGATGAATTGGTAAAAACACATTGTTGTTTTTGCGGAATGCAATGCGGAATTCAACTATCTGTAAAAGAAAATAAAGTAGTAGGGTTTGAGCCCTGGATGGAATTTCCTTTTAATGAAGGCCGTCTTTGTCCAAAAGGAGTACAACGTTATTTGCAAAATAATCATCCAGACCGACTTTTAAGTCCGTTGAAAAGGGTAGAAGGACAAGGATTTGTACCTACTTCCTGGGATGTGGCTATGGAAAAAACGGTTTCTGAAATAAAACGTATTCAGGAAACTTATGGGAATGATGCTTTTTCGATGCTTTCGGGAGTTTCATTGACCAATGAGAAAAGTTATTTAGTTGGGAAATTTGCCAGAGTCGCTTTAAAAACCAAAAACCTGGATTATAACGGACGTTTGTGCATGGTAAGTGCCGGAGCCGGAAATAAAAAAGCATTTGGTTTAGACAGAGGTTCTAACAACTATTCGGATTTAGAATATGCTGAGGTGATTATTGTAGCCGGAGCCAATATTAGCGAAACATTTCCAACGCTGACGCATTGGATTTGGAAAGCCAGAGACAGAGGTGCAAAATTAATCGTAATCGATCCAAGGATGATTCCGCTGGCCAGAACAGCTGATCTTCACTTAGATGTGCGTCCGGGAACCGATTCGGCTTTGTATGGTGCGATGTTAAAGTATTTGGCCGATCATGATATGTTAGACCATGATTTTATTGATAATCATACTTCAGGATTTCAGGAAACTTTAGATGCTGTAAAAGACAATACGCTGGAATGGGCTGAAGAAATTACCGGAATTAAGAAAGAAAAAATACAACAGGCAGCTGAGTTATGGGGAAAAGCCAATACCAGTTTCTTGCTTCATGCCCGCGGAATCGAGCACCATTCTAAAGGTGTAGATAATGTTTTGGGATGTATCAATTTAGTCTTGGCAACGGGAAGAATTGGTAAACCTTATTGTGGCTATGCAACTATTACCGGACAAGGAAATGGACAAGGAGGTAGAGAACACGGTCACAAATGTGATCAATTGCCAGGAAACAGGGATATAGAAAATCCGGAACACCGTAAATATATTTCGGAAGTTTGGGGAATTAATGAGAAAGATTTACCGGGTAAAGGTTTATCGGCTTACGAAATTATCGAAGCCATTCACAGAGGGGAAATCAAAGGTTTATTGTCTATTTGTTTCAATCCGCTAGTTTCTTTACCTAACAGTAATTATGTTAGAGAAGCTTTGGAAAAGTTAGAATATTATGTTTGTATTGACTTTTTCTTAAACGAAACAGCGCGTCATGCCGATATTGTTTTAGCAGGTTCTTTGCAGGAAGAAGAAGAAGGAACGACTACTTCTGCCGAAGGTAGAGTAATTCGTATTCGTCAGGCGGTTACTCCTCCGGGAGATGCCAGAACAGATACTTCGATTATCTTGGAAATAGCCAAACGTTTGGGGGTGAAAGATAAATTTACCTATGAAAACAGTGAAGCCATTTTTAATGAATTGCGTGTTGCTTCAAAAGGAGGAACAGCCGATTATTATGGAATTACTTATAAAAAAGTAGAAGATAATATGGGTGTTTTTTGGCCATGTCCAACAGAAGATCATCCCGGAACTCCACGTTTATGGGAAGACAGAAAGTTTAAAACCCCTGATGGAAAAGCGCATTTTAATCCGGCGCCGTATAAACTTCCTGGTGAAGTAACCTGCGTTGATTATCCTGTGATTTTAACTACCGGCCGCGTGGTATCACAATATTTAAGTGGAACGCAAACCCGTAGAATCGGGAAATTAGTAGATCAATTCCCTGAGCCTTTGTTGGAAATTCATCCTAATTTGGCGAAGCAATACAATATTAAACAAAGAGAATTAATTCGTGTTTCAACAAGAAGAGGAGAAGGAATTTTTCCGGCAAATATTGTAGAAACCATTCGGGAAGATACTGTTTTTATTCCGTACCACTGGTCCGGGAAAAAATCAGCAAACCAATTGACACCGGGAACATTAGATCCAATTTCTAAAATACCTGAATTTAAAGTTTGCGCCTGTCATTTGGAACCACTTAAAGAAATAGCTCCGCCTTCAAACGAATCGACGGCTTACGCGAGTATTTAA
- a CDS encoding 4Fe-4S dicluster domain-containing protein: protein MNYTSFNKNEEFFVDMQRCIGCKACELACAECETNGQDSMIHVNYVDRAATVQTTVQVCMHCDDPVCANVCPADAISKDEFGIVHTANTERCIGCSNCVMACPFGVPKKEENYDLMMKCTMCYDRTSVGKKPMCATVCPSGALFYGTKDEIQEMRPNSTPVNSFIFGKEVVNTKVNIMMPKGSTELIIY from the coding sequence ATGAACTATACTAGTTTTAATAAAAATGAAGAGTTTTTTGTAGATATGCAACGTTGCATTGGTTGTAAGGCTTGCGAATTGGCTTGTGCCGAATGCGAGACTAACGGTCAGGATTCGATGATACATGTTAATTATGTGGATCGTGCTGCTACTGTACAAACAACCGTTCAGGTGTGTATGCACTGTGATGATCCTGTTTGTGCTAATGTCTGTCCGGCCGATGCAATATCGAAGGATGAATTCGGAATTGTTCACACTGCTAATACCGAAAGATGTATTGGATGCTCTAACTGTGTGATGGCTTGTCCTTTTGGTGTGCCAAAGAAAGAAGAAAATTACGATTTGATGATGAAATGTACCATGTGTTACGATCGAACCAGTGTGGGCAAAAAACCTATGTGTGCTACAGTTTGTCCAAGTGGGGCTTTGTTCTACGGTACTAAAGATGAAATCCAGGAAATGCGTCCGAATAGTACTCCGGTAAATAGCTTCATATTTGGAAAAGAAGTGGTGAATACTAAGGTTAATATCATGATGCCTAAAGGAAGTACAGAACTGATAATATATTAA
- a CDS encoding Rieske (2Fe-2S) protein has product MSKEDNLNKNWKKDFPIEKQQATNVSRRDFAKFLTLVSGGLMVGSGLVAAKAYMYPKEEVEGEHFVCKKEEVPLGGTRAFVIDGSTIPYILIHLETGEFKAYEQKCTHLSCSVFYKPGTGIIHCPCHEGSFDANTGDVIAGPPPRALPSLDVFFKGNDIYVKAATAMQQAKLG; this is encoded by the coding sequence ATGTCAAAAGAAGATAATTTAAATAAAAATTGGAAAAAGGATTTTCCAATTGAAAAACAACAAGCTACTAATGTAAGTCGTCGTGACTTTGCTAAGTTCCTAACTTTAGTATCCGGAGGATTGATGGTAGGTAGTGGATTAGTTGCCGCTAAAGCTTATATGTATCCAAAAGAAGAAGTAGAAGGAGAACATTTTGTATGCAAAAAAGAGGAAGTTCCGCTAGGAGGAACACGTGCTTTTGTAATCGATGGAAGCACAATTCCTTATATATTGATTCATCTGGAAACTGGCGAGTTTAAAGCATACGAACAGAAATGTACCCACCTTTCTTGTTCTGTTTTTTACAAGCCAGGAACCGGAATTATTCATTGTCCATGTCACGAGGGGTCGTTTGATGCTAATACAGGTGATGTTATTGCAGGACCTCCGCCTAGAGCTTTGCCAAGTTTAGATGTGTTTTTCAAAGGAAATGACATATATGTTAAAGCAGCAACAGCAATGCAGCAAGCAAAACTCGGATAA
- a CDS encoding DUF6755 family protein: MSNFRRSQNQSNPNKLNAILSSLIFILILNVSIQIWLLYASLNNALDNNKEILIPAFVASLILFLIGFSWLYYLPTGNNGHTKK; the protein is encoded by the coding sequence ATGAGTAATTTTAGAAGAAGTCAGAATCAATCCAATCCTAATAAATTAAACGCAATCCTTTCGTCGTTAATTTTTATATTAATATTGAATGTGAGTATCCAAATTTGGTTGTTGTATGCTTCATTGAATAATGCTTTGGATAACAATAAAGAGATTCTTATTCCTGCATTTGTGGCCTCTTTAATCTTGTTTTTGATAGGTTTTAGCTGGTTGTATTATTTACCAACAGGAAATAACGGTCATACCAAAAAATAA
- a CDS encoding TonB-dependent receptor, protein MTKKLFYLLVFFFSIPTINFAQQLSDSIQKTKTTPPEIEKVYLHTDNNYYTVGESLWYKAYSVYAYTNQLFDHSKILYVELLSPESKIISRNITNLEGGLGHGDFILADSLGIKPGTYQLRAYTNWMRNYGDDFVFKKEIQIITPNKENAILSKENNNTKTISKSKKDNSKVENTAAVLVDFFPESGSLVEDVISNVAFKATDSYGNPIEIKGTIFDTNDKPITLFKSIHDGMGKFILQPEKNQKYYAKVTIPNNEEVKINLPEIQKTGYTLSVNKVDEKKIVSIKTNAATLNQNPDADLTLICTTRGITYFEGTQPLKDTKLSFILPEENFPEGIAQITLYDKLSRPQSERLVYIEKNNDITVSLSTDKKQYTPKEKVNLSVSAKDKQGNPLIANFSIAATDTNGINENFDNTLNICSYFLMASDIKGKVHNPNYYFNNSNPARLNHLDLLLLTQGWRDFVWKKFPNLNNNQNFKVEKGISITGKVENLFGTTAKENNQVQMILLNNKATAMLNDTTDVNGKFEFNNIVFKGTATMLLNTKNQKGKNSGEFVLDSIYNQPIAVDFKGYYPLNYEENKITQIKTNIRNKNILFNIPEENQLKDVIITAKKKKDDTTESRYGFADFTYIPEEKGPRSSNIFILLQIAIPNLTATANSVRFNRYNGPPIILVDGIETDMDLLSSISTDDIAKIEAIKGPGAAVFGSQGANGALIIYTKLGKGSTTSKKVFHSIAMPIDGYQNTRFFYSPDYSQPNPLEKDKADIRNTLYWNPYVQPDEKGSTTISYYNNEVDTTVNINLEGITNNGIPIVVKSSYQIKK, encoded by the coding sequence ATGACCAAAAAATTATTTTACCTACTTGTATTTTTTTTCAGCATACCCACAATCAATTTTGCTCAACAGCTAAGCGATTCTATTCAAAAAACAAAAACAACTCCACCAGAGATTGAAAAAGTTTACCTCCATACTGACAATAATTATTACACGGTTGGAGAATCATTATGGTACAAAGCCTATTCAGTCTATGCTTACACCAATCAACTTTTTGATCATAGCAAAATACTCTATGTAGAACTCCTATCACCAGAATCTAAAATAATCAGTCGTAATATAACCAACCTTGAAGGCGGTCTTGGTCATGGGGATTTTATATTGGCGGATTCTCTAGGTATCAAACCAGGAACCTACCAATTAAGAGCTTATACCAACTGGATGCGGAATTATGGAGATGATTTTGTTTTCAAAAAAGAAATCCAAATTATTACTCCTAACAAAGAGAATGCAATCCTATCTAAAGAAAACAATAACACAAAAACAATCTCTAAGAGCAAAAAAGACAATTCAAAAGTTGAAAACACGGCAGCAGTACTAGTCGATTTTTTCCCCGAAAGCGGCTCTCTTGTAGAAGATGTAATTAGTAATGTAGCCTTCAAAGCAACGGATTCCTACGGAAATCCAATTGAAATAAAAGGGACTATTTTTGACACTAATGATAAACCAATTACTTTATTCAAAAGTATTCATGACGGCATGGGGAAATTTATATTACAACCCGAAAAAAACCAAAAGTATTATGCCAAAGTGACCATTCCTAACAATGAAGAAGTAAAAATAAACTTACCTGAAATTCAAAAAACAGGCTATACATTATCTGTTAATAAAGTTGATGAGAAAAAAATAGTCTCTATTAAAACCAATGCAGCCACGCTGAATCAAAACCCGGATGCTGATTTAACACTTATTTGCACCACAAGAGGCATTACTTATTTTGAAGGAACTCAACCCTTAAAAGACACTAAACTTTCGTTTATATTACCCGAAGAAAATTTCCCGGAAGGTATTGCACAAATCACACTTTATGATAAACTCTCCCGACCACAAAGCGAACGATTAGTTTACATCGAAAAAAATAATGATATTACGGTATCTTTATCAACTGATAAAAAACAATATACTCCAAAAGAAAAAGTAAACCTGAGTGTTTCAGCAAAAGACAAACAAGGAAATCCTTTGATAGCTAACTTTTCAATAGCCGCAACGGACACCAATGGTATAAACGAAAATTTTGACAACACTTTAAATATTTGTTCTTATTTCCTCATGGCTTCAGATATTAAAGGAAAAGTACACAACCCAAATTATTATTTCAACAATTCAAATCCTGCAAGACTAAATCATTTAGATCTTCTTTTATTAACCCAGGGATGGCGCGATTTTGTCTGGAAAAAATTCCCAAATCTCAATAATAATCAAAACTTTAAAGTCGAAAAAGGAATTTCTATTACTGGAAAAGTGGAGAATTTATTTGGCACTACAGCCAAAGAAAATAATCAGGTACAAATGATACTTTTAAATAACAAAGCTACCGCAATGCTAAATGACACTACTGATGTGAATGGAAAATTTGAATTCAATAATATTGTTTTCAAAGGCACCGCTACTATGCTACTCAATACAAAAAATCAAAAAGGAAAAAACAGTGGCGAATTTGTACTGGACTCTATATACAATCAACCCATAGCAGTCGATTTCAAGGGCTATTATCCTTTAAATTATGAAGAAAATAAAATAACTCAAATCAAAACAAATATTCGTAATAAAAACATTCTTTTTAATATTCCCGAAGAAAACCAATTGAAAGATGTAATTATTACTGCAAAAAAGAAAAAAGATGATACCACTGAAAGTCGCTACGGTTTTGCCGATTTCACCTATATTCCTGAAGAAAAAGGCCCTCGATCTTCTAATATTTTTATACTGCTGCAAATTGCCATTCCTAATCTAACAGCTACTGCTAATTCCGTTCGTTTTAACCGTTATAATGGCCCACCAATTATTTTAGTTGATGGAATAGAAACGGATATGGATCTTTTGTCTTCTATTTCTACCGATGATATTGCTAAAATTGAAGCTATAAAAGGCCCTGGAGCTGCTGTTTTTGGTTCACAAGGTGCCAATGGAGCCTTAATTATCTATACCAAACTTGGAAAAGGAAGCACTACAAGTAAAAAAGTTTTTCACTCTATAGCCATGCCCATCGATGGATATCAAAATACCCGATTTTTCTACTCTCCTGATTACAGTCAACCAAATCCATTAGAAAAGGACAAAGCCGATATTCGAAACACCTTATATTGGAATCCTTACGTTCAGCCTGATGAAAAAGGAAGCACCACAATTTCGTATTATAACAATGAAGTTGACACAACTGTAAATATCAATTTAGAAGGAATAACCAATAATGGAATCCCTATTGTAGTAAAAAGCAGTTATCAAATAAAAAAATAA